A genomic stretch from Pseudomonadota bacterium includes:
- a CDS encoding tetratricopeptide repeat protein: MLVPSMRWIGLLVPVLAVPWQLEAQVPAAPAPPVSSGSRTPARPGTVAPSAARPAASAAAPAARAQDVPWAGTSDVTGLGTLPTFLQTAAKEKSLDQRPDPTPQQLAALEELQAEVKHFGMVGSAFRDTMGTLLRRDYMRQRRNRDLSFKRQIEHEEHLEDGARANAIELFERFLGSYPRDPKYSPDAMFRLGELYFERSAIRFQREMDAYLTERERLQEHELSDSHLQEPAKSFLPTIDLYTQLVKTFPDYKRLDGVYYLIGYCLNEMGKPEAARLAWLSLVCSNEFTYRGEPVAAKPEQPDDPSAKQHPALTMDEPEPKPKAPFVDPYAKCNPIGKGSRFFAESWLRIGEYHFDYDFSERGLEQAISAYKKVLSRPEDRNYNLALYKVAWAHYRASHYPEAISHFAKLVQWSDDERKRTGKAGTELRAEAIQYLGIAFAYDDWNENQIGDPAEGLPRGIDRVQNANLLAQDRPWTAEVYFQLGNIYFDEAKYADAIDVWRLALGRWPLHYRAPEIQNMVARAFTRDNQMDKAVDARSKLASYAQGGAWWDANMDHPREQRQAEELAEDSLINTAVYQHQKAQRLRRRCVEQKEPDLCRRAQAEYGIAARAYRQYIKNYPNNPQAYELQYNLADALYWSENYESAAREYAAVRDSNLDDTYLSVSARLVVEANKRLIEQAERAGQLQLRSKPPDPQGAPPSMRPAPMPQLIQRLAQAREIYRARVQPAQDKEGVRESYRYNNALLLYQYGYWTHAKQRLRTIFDERCVGPDANETGRVAWLNLRNMAVALQDNNEVRRLGQELSQRQCTFAASGMRRQINCADPANQEEPQCLAGADLTNLRYQDAVRIFAQAEQTAGDEQRHLYEKAATELVKAVNAEPNHPQAPLALEKAAIALERTSRFESAGRLYQRIIDEVGPRKGKDGQEQASLDAILGNAYFRMAFNANRFFDYERAVDNYRLLADSPRFASSQVPETLERREGALINAAKILEYQQQYSRAAEYYRRAAEMLRDPKEQRVARYRVAEMSYKQQRYGYVIRNMRAFIERYRRDRDAGELVVQAYWRIAEARKALAQKVKDQRRALEDVAAFFAQSGQAPGSFAAEYAAQARFLLVDRGSVEFEQFAIKPGAPRTLERYVKSVMAQIKSGGEEAKRRAEAYNTVPGYRRPLWTIAAFVRQGRIYEVLARGVLNTPFVMPQDLKKKIRRAPADLKDEVRAQVEDRIRQVLDAQVRPIECLAVARYALAARAARAGNIDNKYTRSAIDRINAYGDERIAECVAEAAARDPSFAQYAPGEFSRAPRGRNLGIRVGVSPPAFARGQR; encoded by the coding sequence ATGCTGGTCCCGAGCATGCGTTGGATAGGGTTGCTGGTGCCGGTCTTGGCCGTGCCATGGCAGCTCGAGGCGCAGGTCCCGGCGGCGCCGGCCCCACCGGTCTCCTCCGGCAGCCGGACACCAGCGCGACCGGGTACGGTGGCACCGTCCGCGGCACGGCCGGCCGCTTCGGCGGCTGCGCCGGCCGCGAGAGCCCAGGACGTGCCGTGGGCCGGAACGAGCGATGTAACCGGGTTGGGAACGCTGCCGACCTTTCTTCAGACGGCAGCAAAGGAAAAGAGCCTCGACCAGCGACCCGATCCCACCCCACAACAACTGGCGGCCCTCGAGGAGCTGCAGGCCGAGGTCAAGCACTTCGGGATGGTAGGGAGCGCTTTTCGCGACACCATGGGCACGCTGCTGCGGCGCGATTACATGAGGCAGCGGCGCAACCGAGACCTGTCCTTCAAGCGCCAGATCGAACACGAAGAGCACCTTGAAGACGGGGCGCGAGCCAACGCCATCGAGCTGTTCGAGCGTTTTCTCGGCAGCTACCCGCGGGACCCGAAGTACTCCCCGGACGCCATGTTCAGGCTCGGCGAGTTGTACTTCGAGCGCAGCGCGATTCGCTTCCAACGCGAGATGGACGCGTACCTCACCGAACGCGAGCGACTGCAGGAACATGAGCTCAGCGACTCGCATCTGCAAGAGCCGGCCAAGAGCTTCCTGCCGACCATCGATCTCTACACCCAGCTGGTCAAGACCTTCCCAGACTACAAGCGTCTGGACGGCGTCTACTATTTGATCGGTTACTGCCTAAACGAAATGGGCAAGCCCGAGGCTGCGCGCCTGGCCTGGCTTAGCCTGGTATGCAGCAACGAGTTCACTTACAGGGGCGAGCCGGTTGCGGCCAAGCCGGAGCAGCCCGACGACCCCAGCGCCAAGCAGCATCCCGCACTGACTATGGATGAACCCGAGCCGAAACCGAAGGCTCCCTTCGTCGATCCCTATGCCAAGTGCAATCCAATCGGAAAGGGCTCGCGATTTTTTGCCGAGTCGTGGCTGCGCATCGGAGAGTACCATTTCGATTACGATTTCTCCGAGCGTGGTCTCGAGCAGGCGATCAGCGCCTACAAGAAGGTGCTGTCCAGGCCCGAGGACCGCAACTACAATCTGGCGCTGTACAAGGTGGCTTGGGCGCACTACCGCGCCAGTCACTATCCGGAGGCGATCAGTCACTTCGCGAAGCTCGTACAGTGGTCCGACGATGAACGAAAACGCACTGGAAAGGCGGGCACCGAACTGCGTGCAGAGGCCATTCAGTATCTGGGCATAGCGTTCGCCTACGACGACTGGAACGAAAACCAAATCGGCGATCCCGCCGAAGGCCTTCCCAGGGGCATCGACCGAGTACAGAATGCCAACTTGCTGGCGCAGGATCGCCCCTGGACGGCAGAGGTGTACTTTCAGCTTGGGAACATCTACTTCGACGAGGCCAAGTACGCCGATGCGATCGACGTCTGGCGATTGGCACTGGGACGCTGGCCGCTCCATTATCGAGCCCCCGAAATCCAGAACATGGTTGCGAGGGCCTTCACGCGCGACAACCAAATGGACAAGGCGGTCGACGCGCGGTCGAAGCTGGCAAGCTATGCCCAAGGCGGTGCCTGGTGGGACGCCAATATGGATCATCCGCGCGAGCAGCGCCAGGCCGAAGAGCTGGCCGAGGACTCGCTCATCAACACGGCGGTCTACCAACACCAAAAAGCGCAGCGCCTGCGAAGACGCTGCGTCGAACAGAAGGAACCCGACCTGTGCCGGCGCGCGCAGGCCGAGTACGGGATTGCCGCTCGGGCCTATCGCCAATACATCAAGAACTATCCCAATAACCCGCAGGCGTACGAACTGCAGTACAACCTCGCCGACGCGCTCTACTGGTCCGAAAACTACGAGTCGGCGGCCCGGGAGTACGCGGCAGTACGTGATTCGAATCTGGACGACACGTACCTATCGGTTTCGGCTCGATTGGTGGTCGAAGCGAACAAGCGGCTGATCGAGCAGGCAGAGCGAGCAGGTCAGCTGCAGCTTCGTTCGAAGCCGCCCGATCCCCAGGGTGCTCCACCTTCCATGCGCCCCGCGCCGATGCCCCAATTGATCCAGCGACTGGCACAAGCGCGAGAAATCTACCGCGCTCGCGTCCAGCCAGCGCAAGACAAGGAGGGCGTGCGCGAGTCCTATCGGTACAACAACGCCCTGCTTCTTTACCAGTACGGCTACTGGACGCACGCCAAGCAGCGCCTGCGCACGATCTTCGACGAGCGCTGTGTTGGCCCCGACGCAAACGAAACCGGACGAGTCGCGTGGCTCAATCTGCGCAACATGGCCGTGGCGCTGCAGGACAACAACGAGGTGCGGCGTCTGGGTCAGGAGCTGAGCCAGCGGCAATGCACGTTTGCGGCCAGCGGGATGCGCCGGCAGATCAACTGCGCGGATCCTGCAAACCAAGAGGAGCCGCAGTGTCTTGCCGGCGCTGACCTGACGAACCTCCGCTACCAGGATGCGGTACGCATCTTTGCGCAGGCCGAACAGACCGCTGGCGACGAACAGCGACACCTTTACGAAAAAGCGGCCACCGAGCTGGTCAAGGCGGTGAACGCTGAGCCGAATCACCCGCAGGCTCCTTTGGCCCTGGAGAAGGCGGCGATCGCTTTGGAGCGCACGAGCCGCTTCGAGTCCGCAGGGAGGCTGTACCAGCGCATTATCGACGAGGTAGGTCCCCGCAAGGGCAAGGACGGCCAGGAGCAGGCCTCGCTCGACGCCATCCTGGGCAACGCCTACTTTCGAATGGCATTCAATGCAAACCGGTTCTTCGACTACGAGCGAGCCGTCGACAACTACCGATTGCTCGCAGACTCGCCACGTTTCGCCAGCTCCCAGGTGCCGGAAACGCTGGAGCGTCGCGAGGGAGCCCTGATCAACGCTGCGAAGATCCTGGAGTACCAACAACAGTATTCACGCGCAGCGGAGTACTACCGTCGTGCAGCCGAGATGCTACGGGACCCGAAAGAGCAACGCGTGGCGCGGTATCGCGTCGCAGAGATGTCGTACAAGCAGCAGCGTTACGGCTATGTGATACGCAACATGCGAGCCTTCATCGAACGCTATCGGCGGGATAGGGACGCTGGTGAGCTCGTGGTGCAGGCCTATTGGCGCATCGCGGAAGCTCGCAAGGCACTCGCGCAGAAAGTGAAAGACCAGCGGCGCGCCCTGGAAGATGTCGCGGCCTTTTTCGCGCAGTCGGGCCAGGCTCCAGGCTCCTTCGCGGCCGAGTACGCTGCGCAGGCCAGGTTTCTTCTCGTCGATCGCGGCAGCGTCGAGTTCGAGCAGTTCGCGATCAAGCCTGGAGCTCCCCGAACGCTCGAGCGCTACGTCAAGAGTGTCATGGCACAGATAAAATCCGGGGGCGAAGAAGCCAAGCGCCGGGCGGAAGCCTACAACACCGTTCCCGGCTATCGCCGGCCGCTCTGGACCATCGCCGCCTTCGTTCGTCAGGGAAGGATCTACGAGGTGTTGGCTCGGGGTGTGCTCAACACGCCGTTCGTCATGCCCCAGGATCTCAAGAAGAAGATCCGACGCGCTCCCGCAGACCTCAAGGACGAGGTACGTGCACAGGTGGAAGACCGCATTCGCCAGGTCCTGGATGCGCAGGTGCGCCCCATCGAATGCCTCGCCGTAGCACGCTACGCCCTGGCTGCTCGAGCTGCACGCGCCGGAAATATCGACAACAAATACACCCGCTCGGCCATCGATCGCATCAATGCCTACGGTGATGAGCGCATTGCCGAATGCGTGGCGGAGGCTGCTGCGCGCGATCCTTCGTTTGCCCAGTACGCGCCTGGAGAGTTTTCTCGAGCGCCACGCGGTCGCAACCTCGGGATCCGGGTTGGTGTCTCGCCGCCAGCGTTTGCACGAGGCCAACGATGA
- a CDS encoding tetratricopeptide repeat protein, whose product MRCRAAGTAAHLRHDDHAGGFGRRGACGRWSSLGSAGLSVWLVLGCGGGSADRPRVARAPTSAPRPAVARATQVPMPAPHPPPEPVAVSPSPKTPAPAEASSKPSPWGDPEQETGRPLPPRRALTTAGGQLLDQAMAAADAGDVNTARLTLERALQADPNSPKLAYNLGVLADRSGQENQALQYYRRALQVQPDYEKAAEGIVRFYLRRGAVREAVAFMAPLASSWVRNLYLQALYSSLLTRAGRLDEAEAAARKALRRDERFVPAMIALLKAARARGRAELADSMLQQAMGVTDQDAELHFLLGAKYKKDGRLADALKAFRKAVELRPDYPEARMELGLQYMAGGNYSQALAEFEHLVRLTPGVAAVHLNLGDAYRSTKQWQLAKASFDEALRLQPNLPEVHFNLALMYMSAGADYPGLDQLTALRQAVSEFTNYRHMKGPSLSRDDPSEGYLQDLQRGIEREQRRIEREKKRKQRETERAARRAPSGQPTQGAAADQEPTPASVPAPTQQAPTQQGGQQ is encoded by the coding sequence ATGAGATGCCGCGCTGCCGGAACCGCCGCACACCTGCGCCACGACGATCACGCGGGCGGGTTCGGCCGGCGGGGGGCTTGTGGGCGCTGGAGCAGCCTCGGCTCGGCCGGCTTGAGCGTGTGGCTGGTCCTGGGCTGCGGGGGCGGCAGCGCGGATCGGCCTCGCGTTGCCAGGGCCCCAACCAGTGCGCCGCGGCCTGCGGTGGCGCGCGCAACGCAGGTGCCAATGCCTGCCCCGCACCCACCGCCGGAGCCGGTCGCGGTCTCGCCATCGCCAAAGACCCCTGCTCCGGCGGAGGCGAGCAGCAAGCCGAGCCCGTGGGGGGACCCGGAGCAGGAAACTGGCCGGCCGCTGCCGCCGCGACGGGCTCTTACCACCGCAGGAGGACAGCTGCTCGACCAGGCGATGGCCGCGGCCGATGCCGGCGACGTCAACACCGCGCGCCTGACGCTGGAGCGGGCGCTGCAAGCCGATCCGAACTCACCAAAGCTCGCCTACAACCTGGGCGTGCTGGCTGACCGGTCCGGTCAAGAAAACCAGGCGCTACAGTACTACCGGCGTGCCCTGCAGGTACAACCCGACTACGAGAAGGCAGCAGAGGGCATCGTGCGGTTCTATCTCAGGCGCGGCGCGGTGAGAGAGGCGGTCGCCTTCATGGCGCCGCTCGCAAGCTCCTGGGTGCGCAACCTGTATCTGCAAGCACTCTACTCCTCGCTGCTCACGCGTGCCGGCCGACTCGACGAAGCGGAAGCGGCCGCACGCAAGGCCCTGAGGCGTGACGAGCGCTTCGTGCCTGCCATGATCGCGCTGTTGAAGGCTGCCCGCGCTCGCGGCCGCGCCGAGCTGGCCGACTCGATGCTGCAGCAGGCCATGGGCGTAACCGACCAGGACGCGGAGCTGCACTTCCTGCTGGGCGCGAAGTACAAGAAGGACGGGCGGCTTGCGGATGCACTGAAAGCGTTTCGCAAGGCCGTGGAGCTGCGACCCGACTACCCCGAGGCCCGCATGGAGCTTGGCCTCCAGTACATGGCGGGTGGCAACTACTCGCAAGCACTCGCGGAGTTCGAGCACTTGGTTAGGCTGACCCCAGGCGTTGCAGCCGTTCATCTCAACCTGGGAGACGCGTACCGGTCCACGAAGCAGTGGCAATTGGCGAAGGCCTCTTTCGATGAAGCGCTCCGCCTGCAGCCCAATCTGCCGGAGGTGCATTTCAATCTGGCGCTCATGTACATGTCGGCCGGAGCAGACTATCCAGGCCTCGATCAGCTGACCGCACTGCGCCAGGCCGTGAGCGAATTCACGAACTACCGGCACATGAAGGGGCCAAGTTTGAGTCGAGACGACCCGTCCGAGGGTTATCTGCAGGATCTTCAACGAGGTATCGAGCGGGAGCAGCGCAGGATCGAACGGGAAAAGAAGCGCAAACAGCGCGAGACCGAGCGCGCCGCGCGCCGGGCGCCGAGTGGGCAGCCCACGCAGGGGGCCGCCGCCGACCAAGAGCCGACCCCGGCATCCGTGCCCGCGCCGACGCAACAAGCTCCGACGCAACAAGGAGGCCAGCAGTGA
- a CDS encoding MotA/TolQ/ExbB proton channel family protein — translation MTPYNVAQLVVAAVVCGTVVQRLLVILYRAPIELEPYLNRLGGRLGEGDLEGAKTLAEAGGSSWVALLAGAMVRAKMAGEDPGAARDSVWAELRDEGGKGLHAIRGLSSIASAIGLLGVIVEFRHVYSADGDSALPASGLQAQALQHAAVTMALGLVTSLVGYSALRVLRRHLRRLAQDLKRAARSLDEQLVLER, via the coding sequence TTGACGCCCTACAACGTCGCGCAGCTGGTCGTGGCGGCCGTCGTGTGCGGCACGGTGGTCCAGCGTTTGCTCGTGATTCTGTATCGGGCGCCGATCGAGCTTGAGCCCTACCTGAACCGCCTCGGCGGGCGGCTGGGCGAGGGGGATCTCGAGGGCGCCAAGACGCTGGCCGAGGCAGGGGGAAGCAGCTGGGTGGCACTGTTGGCGGGCGCGATGGTCAGGGCCAAGATGGCCGGAGAGGACCCAGGGGCAGCGCGCGACTCCGTCTGGGCCGAGCTGCGCGACGAGGGAGGCAAGGGCCTGCACGCCATCCGAGGCCTAAGCAGCATTGCGTCCGCAATCGGCCTTCTTGGAGTCATCGTCGAGTTCAGGCATGTGTATTCCGCCGACGGCGACTCCGCGCTGCCGGCAAGCGGCCTGCAGGCACAAGCTCTTCAGCACGCAGCCGTGACGATGGCACTAGGGCTCGTGACCTCTCTGGTCGGTTACAGCGCGTTGCGCGTTCTGCGACGTCACCTGAGGCGCCTGGCCCAGGACTTGAAGCGCGCGGCACGCAGTCTCGACGAGCAACTCGTGCTCGAGCGGTGA
- a CDS encoding TonB family protein, protein MNSNQTQQTRRGRPGAMTMAMQAVQLRPSGPKVLRIGLIQGGRIVEERIVRKRETVLVGTSEKNHFVVQAKGLPSRFELFQLVGQDYILNFRDDMKGRVGLPGGVQDLQQLRSSGSARNAGSHWQVKLSDNSRGKVVIGNVTLLFQFVVPPPVQPRPQLPAAARAGFVRALDWLFTAHVTFAFMAMFSLIVYMENADWPIEQGIAAVPDAVARMIFEEPPPPPEEEPLEEEPTEAEEATEEAKPEPKETPKKDEPAPKETKEEVAEKTARIAEEAAQAAEALIVGALSAEAGGVLADVLAGGAVTGMAEDVLAQAAGVGVAQSSAGGALRTRTGGGRGSGVGGLGALARRGGGKAVAEGKAVAERRIRGRAKLSTGGGDIGGTGDFDDKVVIRTIKTRLRAIQACYERELRRNPTLAGKVVVQFTIEERGNVTGSKATENTTGSDAVASCVVNTIRRFRFNPGPEGGSVTYSYPFVFAPQN, encoded by the coding sequence ATGAACAGCAACCAGACGCAGCAGACACGGCGTGGCCGTCCGGGTGCCATGACCATGGCCATGCAGGCGGTTCAGCTTCGCCCTTCGGGCCCGAAGGTGCTGCGCATCGGCCTGATTCAAGGCGGGCGGATCGTCGAGGAGCGCATCGTCCGCAAACGCGAGACGGTCCTGGTGGGCACCTCGGAGAAGAACCACTTCGTGGTCCAGGCCAAGGGGCTGCCGTCGCGTTTCGAGCTGTTTCAGCTGGTCGGACAGGACTACATCCTGAACTTCCGTGACGACATGAAGGGGCGGGTTGGGTTGCCGGGGGGGGTGCAAGACCTGCAGCAGCTGCGCTCCAGCGGCTCGGCCCGCAACGCGGGCTCCCATTGGCAGGTCAAGCTGTCCGATAACTCGCGCGGCAAGGTCGTTATCGGCAACGTGACGCTGCTGTTCCAGTTTGTCGTGCCGCCACCGGTCCAGCCCAGACCGCAGCTGCCTGCGGCCGCACGTGCGGGGTTCGTGCGCGCCCTGGATTGGCTCTTCACAGCGCACGTTACGTTCGCGTTCATGGCGATGTTTTCCCTGATCGTCTACATGGAGAACGCAGACTGGCCGATCGAACAAGGCATCGCCGCGGTTCCGGACGCGGTCGCGAGAATGATCTTCGAGGAACCGCCACCGCCCCCGGAGGAAGAACCCCTGGAGGAAGAACCTACGGAGGCAGAAGAAGCCACGGAAGAGGCCAAGCCGGAGCCCAAGGAGACGCCCAAGAAGGACGAGCCCGCACCCAAGGAAACCAAGGAAGAGGTGGCCGAGAAGACGGCCCGGATCGCCGAGGAGGCCGCGCAGGCGGCTGAAGCCCTGATCGTCGGAGCCTTGAGCGCCGAGGCTGGCGGCGTTCTGGCCGATGTGCTGGCAGGTGGAGCGGTCACGGGCATGGCTGAGGACGTCCTCGCGCAAGCGGCGGGTGTCGGCGTGGCGCAGTCCTCGGCGGGTGGCGCGCTTCGTACCCGGACCGGCGGGGGCCGGGGCAGCGGCGTGGGCGGGCTGGGTGCACTTGCACGTCGTGGCGGGGGCAAGGCCGTCGCCGAGGGCAAGGCGGTGGCAGAGCGCAGGATCCGTGGCCGGGCCAAGCTCAGCACCGGCGGCGGAGACATCGGGGGCACCGGAGATTTCGACGACAAAGTGGTGATCCGCACCATCAAGACGCGGCTGCGGGCGATCCAGGCCTGCTACGAGCGAGAGCTGCGGCGCAATCCTACACTGGCGGGCAAAGTCGTAGTCCAGTTCACGATCGAGGAGCGGGGCAACGTGACCGGGTCGAAGGCAACCGAGAACACCACCGGATCCGATGCCGTGGCTTCGTGCGTGGTCAACACAATAAGGCGCTTTCGCTTCAACCCAGGGCCAGAGGGTGGAAGCGTGACCTATTCGTATCCCTTCGTGTTCGCCCCCCAGAACTAA
- a CDS encoding polysaccharide export protein, producing the protein MRARPHDFEGLGIDGSVLKTLPRVVWLITLALSGCGSSARAPVVVPPVEASETALGSGDVFDVRVYGEEALSGTHQVASDGSIDFPLVGRVQVRGREPTEVADMLSAKLRAGHFLKHPQVSVLVQEYASKRVTVMGAVNRAGTFPLTSGLTVVQAISLAGGFTPLANRNGTLVIRRVGGERRRIRVPAAQVAEGRVDDFPVQAGDTIQVPERLF; encoded by the coding sequence ATGCGGGCTAGACCCCACGATTTCGAGGGCCTCGGGATCGACGGGAGTGTTTTGAAGACACTCCCTAGGGTGGTCTGGCTGATCACGCTTGCCTTGTCGGGTTGTGGCTCGTCTGCCCGTGCTCCGGTGGTGGTTCCTCCGGTGGAAGCCAGCGAGACCGCGCTGGGGTCAGGCGATGTCTTCGACGTACGGGTGTACGGGGAAGAGGCCCTGTCCGGCACCCACCAGGTGGCCAGTGACGGAAGCATCGACTTCCCCCTTGTAGGACGCGTGCAGGTGCGGGGCCGAGAACCGACCGAGGTCGCTGATATGCTCTCGGCGAAGTTGAGAGCGGGACACTTCCTAAAGCACCCTCAAGTGTCCGTGTTGGTGCAAGAGTACGCATCCAAGCGCGTGACTGTAATGGGCGCCGTCAACCGTGCCGGGACCTTTCCCCTAACGTCAGGCCTCACGGTGGTCCAGGCTATCAGCCTCGCTGGCGGCTTTACCCCGCTCGCCAACCGCAACGGGACCCTCGTCATTCGGAGAGTGGGTGGTGAGCGGCGCCGTATCAGGGTACCGGCCGCTCAGGTCGCCGAAGGCCGTGTGGACGATTTCCCAGTCCAGGCGGGCGACACTATCCAGGTGCCGGAGAGGCTCTTCTAG
- the xth gene encoding exodeoxyribonuclease III: MKVATWNVNSVRARLERLTRWLRSEQPDFACLQELKVSEDRFPHLELKELGYHCAVHAQKSYNGVAILSRASPKEVKLGFDDGVDDPQARIVCAKFDELDVMSLYVPNGSHVDAPAFEYKLAWLARLRRFLTRRFSPSARLLVCGDFNIAPDTRDVARPEQWDHSVLCAPQVRDEFAQLQRWGLVDTLRKHHAEPGLFSWWDYRMLGFAKNNGLRIDHILATPPAAQHCSKAWIDRDQRKGKRPSDHAPVWAEFDL; this comes from the coding sequence ATGAAGGTCGCCACCTGGAACGTCAACTCGGTGCGCGCGCGACTGGAGCGCCTGACCCGATGGCTCCGTTCCGAGCAACCGGACTTCGCCTGCCTGCAGGAGCTCAAGGTCAGCGAGGACCGCTTCCCGCACCTCGAGCTCAAGGAATTGGGCTACCACTGCGCGGTTCACGCTCAGAAGAGCTACAACGGGGTTGCGATCTTGAGTCGCGCCAGCCCCAAAGAGGTGAAGCTTGGATTCGATGATGGTGTGGACGATCCGCAGGCACGGATCGTTTGCGCCAAGTTCGATGAGCTCGACGTGATGTCGCTCTACGTGCCCAACGGATCACACGTCGACGCTCCCGCGTTTGAGTACAAGCTAGCGTGGCTTGCACGGCTTAGGCGCTTTCTGACCCGACGTTTCTCTCCCTCGGCCCGCCTGCTTGTCTGCGGTGACTTCAACATCGCTCCAGATACCCGCGACGTGGCACGCCCCGAGCAGTGGGACCATTCGGTGTTGTGTGCGCCGCAGGTGCGCGACGAGTTCGCCCAGCTCCAACGCTGGGGACTCGTGGATACGCTGCGCAAGCATCATGCCGAGCCAGGCCTGTTTTCCTGGTGGGATTACCGCATGCTTGGTTTCGCCAAGAACAACGGCCTGCGCATCGATCACATCCTGGCCACGCCCCCGGCCGCGCAGCACTGCAGCAAAGCTTGGATCGACCGCGATCAACGCAAGGGCAAGCGACCGTCGGATCACGCGCCGGTATGGGCCGAATTCGATCTCTAG
- a CDS encoding adenylosuccinate synthase has translation MSVVVITGAQWGDEGKGKVVDIYSRFVDQVVRFGGGANAGHTLVVSGRKRVFHLLPSGALRENVDCVLGRGMVIDPEVLVEELAELERAVPLQPSGLLVSERAHLVLPQHLLVDELRERGSGGIGTTKRGIGPAYEDKVGRRGVRVGDLLNPGRFRQKLCDNLKGWQHTIERLGGTQPSIEPMLERYLAYAPRLSSFVGDDSRRVHEAMRAGKHVLLEGAQGTLLDIDSGTYPFVTSSCTTAAGACSGSGLGPTALDHVVGISKAYTTRVGLGPFPTELAGELGERFRQVGEEFGATTGRPRRCGWLDLPALRYAVQLNGMTALALTKLDVLTGLEEIQVCKAHELAGAATEGLPYDGLDELRPLYETLPGWSEPLQECTSFGDLPAAARYYVEYVERSVGCPVWLVSVGPDREQTISRHNPFAA, from the coding sequence ATGTCGGTGGTCGTGATCACAGGCGCCCAGTGGGGTGACGAGGGCAAGGGGAAGGTCGTCGACATTTACTCGCGTTTCGTCGATCAGGTTGTTCGCTTCGGGGGTGGTGCGAACGCGGGTCACACGCTGGTCGTATCCGGTCGCAAGCGGGTGTTTCACCTGCTGCCTTCCGGGGCGTTGCGGGAAAACGTGGACTGCGTGCTGGGGCGCGGAATGGTCATCGACCCTGAGGTGCTGGTCGAGGAGCTCGCCGAGCTCGAACGTGCAGTCCCGCTCCAACCCTCCGGGCTGCTTGTCTCCGAGCGGGCGCACCTCGTCCTGCCGCAGCATCTATTGGTTGACGAGCTCCGGGAGCGTGGCAGCGGAGGCATCGGAACCACCAAGCGCGGCATTGGTCCTGCCTACGAGGACAAGGTAGGCCGCCGAGGCGTCCGGGTGGGTGACCTGCTGAACCCGGGGCGCTTCAGACAGAAACTCTGCGACAACCTCAAAGGGTGGCAACACACCATCGAACGCCTGGGTGGAACGCAACCCAGCATCGAGCCCATGCTCGAGCGCTACCTGGCCTACGCGCCACGCCTGTCGTCATTCGTTGGTGACGATTCGCGTCGAGTTCACGAGGCTATGAGGGCTGGCAAGCACGTCTTGCTGGAAGGAGCACAGGGTACGCTGTTGGACATCGACAGCGGCACCTATCCCTTTGTAACCAGTTCCTGTACGACCGCCGCCGGCGCGTGCAGCGGTAGCGGGCTGGGGCCAACCGCGCTGGATCACGTCGTCGGGATATCAAAGGCGTACACGACGCGTGTCGGTCTCGGGCCCTTTCCCACGGAGCTCGCCGGCGAGCTGGGGGAGCGTTTTCGGCAGGTTGGTGAGGAGTTTGGGGCCACGACCGGGCGGCCGCGGCGCTGCGGATGGCTCGACCTGCCCGCGCTTCGCTACGCCGTTCAGTTGAACGGCATGACCGCGCTCGCGTTGACCAAGCTCGACGTCCTGACCGGGCTCGAGGAGATTCAGGTCTGCAAAGCGCACGAGCTCGCAGGAGCAGCAACGGAAGGTCTCCCTTACGACGGTCTGGATGAGCTGCGACCGCTTTACGAAACACTGCCGGGCTGGAGTGAGCCGCTGCAGGAGTGCACAAGCTTCGGGGACCTGCCGGCCGCGGCGCGGTACTATGTGGAGTACGTGGAGCGGAGCGTCGGTTGCCCCGTATGGCTCGTGAGCGTGGGTCCGGACAGGGAGCAAACCATCAGCCGCCACAACCCGTTCGCCGCGTGA